From Serinicoccus profundi, the proteins below share one genomic window:
- a CDS encoding ATP-dependent Clp protease proteolytic subunit: MGAPAQQPRGGVPAPLAPSSRYILPQFEERTSYGTKRQDPYTKLFEDRIIFLGVQVDDASADDIIAQLIVLESQDPDRDILMYINSPGGSFTALTAIYDTMQYIKPDVQTFVVGQAASAAAVLLAAGAKGKRFALPNARVLIHQPALAGGDYGQASDIEIQANEVLRMRTWLEETWAKHSGRTVEQVQKDIERDKILTAAEAKDYGLVDEVLNSRKGSLED; this comes from the coding sequence ATGGGCGCCCCGGCCCAGCAGCCTCGTGGTGGCGTCCCCGCGCCGCTGGCCCCGAGCAGCCGCTACATCCTCCCGCAGTTCGAGGAGCGCACGTCCTACGGCACCAAGCGCCAGGACCCCTACACCAAGCTCTTCGAGGACCGGATCATCTTCCTCGGTGTCCAGGTCGACGACGCGTCGGCCGACGACATCATCGCCCAGCTCATCGTGCTGGAGAGCCAGGACCCGGACCGCGACATCCTCATGTACATCAACAGCCCCGGCGGCAGCTTCACCGCGCTGACGGCGATCTACGACACGATGCAGTACATCAAGCCGGACGTCCAGACGTTCGTCGTCGGCCAGGCTGCCTCGGCCGCGGCCGTCCTGCTGGCCGCCGGCGCCAAGGGCAAGCGGTTCGCGCTGCCCAACGCGCGGGTGCTCATCCACCAGCCCGCGCTGGCCGGCGGCGACTACGGTCAGGCGTCCGACATCGAGATCCAGGCCAACGAGGTGCTCCGCATGCGCACCTGGCTCGAGGAGACCTGGGCCAAGCACTCCGGGCGCACCGTCGAGCAGGTCCAGAAGGACATCGAGCGCGACAAGATCCTCACCGCCGCCGAGGCCAAGGACTACGGCCTGGTCGATGAGGTGCTCAACTCGCGCAAGGGGTCGCTGGAGGACTGA